A region of Ahaetulla prasina isolate Xishuangbanna chromosome 12, ASM2864084v1, whole genome shotgun sequence DNA encodes the following proteins:
- the LOC131184371 gene encoding uncharacterized protein LOC131184371 isoform X2 yields MFCGWSASHVHVIKLVSQTCSCAQAALQKTWRVTEKALRPPGLTAAAIQHNVTSFRKARSSAPDWLPQGSRGTAIGRARRAGSGPRAWPGAVRREARMGTAGERGGARPEAGPFFTLAEVAKRSSDREAWLVIHDRVYDVTRFLDEHPGGDKVLLEQAGRDATESFEDVGHSMDAKEMLKQYLIGEVHPDDRKPDTSKAWDEHDVPACSSLNLSRESHPLSAAVGGLDFSQGA; encoded by the exons ATGTTCTGCGGTTGGAGCGCAAGTCATGTCCATGTTATAAAACTAGTTTCACAAACCTGTTCCTGTGCCCAAG CCGCTCTCCAAAAAACATGGCGCGTTACGGAGAAAGCTCTAAGGCCCCCCGGGTTGACAGCTGCGGCCATCCAGCACAACGTCACTTCCTTCCGGAAGGCCCGTTCGTCGGCGCCCGATTGGCTGCCTCAGGGCTCGCGCGGGACTGCTATTGGCCGAGCCAGAAGGGCAGGCAGCGGCCCGCGCGCGTGGCCGGGAGCGGTGAGGCGGGAGGCGCGGATGGGGACGGCCGGAGAGCGCGGCGGCGCAAGGCCGGAGGCCGGCCCGTTCTTCACCTTGGCCGAAGTGGCGAAGCGCAGCAGCGACCGGGAGGCCTGGCTGGTCATCCACGACCGCGTCTATGACGTCACCCGCTTCCTCGACGAG CATCCAGGTGGAGATAAGGTTCTGCTTGAACAAGCTGGTAGAGATGCCACAGAGAGCTTTGAAGATGTTGGCCACTCCATGGATGCTAAAGAAATGCTCAAACAGTATCTCATAGGAGAGGTCCATCCG GATGATCGCAAACCTGATACCTCCAAG GCTTGGGATGAGCATGATGTCCCAGCTTGCAGCTCACTGAACTTGTCCCGAGAGAGTCATCCACTTTCAGCTGCCGTGGGTGGCCTTGATTTCTCCCAAGGGgcctga
- the LOC131184371 gene encoding cytochrome b5 type B isoform X1 gives MFCGWSASHVHVIKLVSQTCSCAQAALQKTWRVTEKALRPPGLTAAAIQHNVTSFRKARSSAPDWLPQGSRGTAIGRARRAGSGPRAWPGAVRREARMGTAGERGGARPEAGPFFTLAEVAKRSSDREAWLVIHDRVYDVTRFLDEHPGGDKVLLEQAGRDATESFEDVGHSMDAKEMLKQYLIGEVHPDDRKPDTSKVPSPFHESSMWTVWLIPILGALVLGLMYRYYIMDGKSS, from the exons ATGTTCTGCGGTTGGAGCGCAAGTCATGTCCATGTTATAAAACTAGTTTCACAAACCTGTTCCTGTGCCCAAG CCGCTCTCCAAAAAACATGGCGCGTTACGGAGAAAGCTCTAAGGCCCCCCGGGTTGACAGCTGCGGCCATCCAGCACAACGTCACTTCCTTCCGGAAGGCCCGTTCGTCGGCGCCCGATTGGCTGCCTCAGGGCTCGCGCGGGACTGCTATTGGCCGAGCCAGAAGGGCAGGCAGCGGCCCGCGCGCGTGGCCGGGAGCGGTGAGGCGGGAGGCGCGGATGGGGACGGCCGGAGAGCGCGGCGGCGCAAGGCCGGAGGCCGGCCCGTTCTTCACCTTGGCCGAAGTGGCGAAGCGCAGCAGCGACCGGGAGGCCTGGCTGGTCATCCACGACCGCGTCTATGACGTCACCCGCTTCCTCGACGAG CATCCAGGTGGAGATAAGGTTCTGCTTGAACAAGCTGGTAGAGATGCCACAGAGAGCTTTGAAGATGTTGGCCACTCCATGGATGCTAAAGAAATGCTCAAACAGTATCTCATAGGAGAGGTCCATCCG GATGATCGCAAACCTGATACCTCCAAG GTTCCAAGCCCATTCCATGAGTCAAG CATGTGGACTGTCTGGCTGATCCCTATTCTGGGAGCCTTGGTTCTGGGCTTGATGTATCGCTACTACATAATGGATGGCAAGTCCTCCTGA